The following are from one region of the Stigmatopora argus isolate UIUO_Sarg chromosome 9, RoL_Sarg_1.0, whole genome shotgun sequence genome:
- the tapt1a gene encoding transmembrane anterior posterior transformation protein 1 homolog isoform X2 codes for MADASGTELSEEKEKEGDIERKNKQQTRAWQDATKSAEKVIISPQLPETLGFYDISADIRRDQGDHLADPSLMRFICSELTRGYFLEHNEAKYTERRERVYTCMRIPKELEKLMIFGFFLCVDAFLYVFTLLPLRVLLALLRLLTLPCCGFSGTRLLQPAQVCDMLKGLILVLCFFMMHYVDYAMMYHLIRGQSVIKLYIIYNMLEVADRLFSSFGQDILDALYWTATEPKERKRDNIGVIPHFFMAVFYVFLHAILIMVQASTLNVAFNSHNKSLLTIMMSSNFVEIKGSVFKKFEKNNLFQMSNSDIKERFTSYVLMLIVCLRNMEQFSWNLEHLWVLFPDVFMVLTSEVAVDAVKHAFITKFNDITADVYSEYRASLAFDLVSSRQKNAYTDYSDSVARRMGFIPLPLAVLLVRVVMSSVKVRGALSYTCVLLFYLGLLTLKVLNSIVLLGKSCVYVKRANMEGKLFQKTQTASSSPVKTPNNRTEQTPTTATLSGDAKPSKKPSSAPTSSPLVTTQPAPRWDLPRAPVDPSASASPLPSLSSPLPSLAPEPQPPVPAPPKEEGEPVSEARPVAPKKDLLEIDRFTICGNRID; via the exons ATGGCGGACGCGTCGGGGACCGAGCTGTcagaagagaaagaaaaagaaggggACATTGAGCGAAAAAACAAGCAACAGACGCGAGCGTGGCAGGACGCGACCAAGTCGGCCGAGAAAGTGATTATATCTCCCCAACTACCCGAGACGTTGGGTTTTTACGACATTAGCGCTGACATAAGGCGCGATCAAGGCGACCATTTAGCAG ATCCATCACTGATGCGCTTCATCTGTTCGGAGTTGACCCGAGGTTACTTCCTGGAGCACAATGAGGCCAAGTACACCGAGCGCCGGGAAAGGGTCTACACGTGCATGCGTATCCCAAAAGAGCTTGAGAAG ttgatGATATTTGGCTTTTTCCTGTGTGTGGATGCCTTCCTCTACGTTTTCACGTTGCTGCCTCTGAGGGTCCTGCTGGCACTGCTCCGCCTCCTCACCCTACCTTGCTGTGGCTTCAG TGGGACCAGGCTGCTGCAACCGGCGCAAGTGTGTGACATGCTGAAAGGTCTCATCCTGGTGCTGTGCTTTTTCATGATGCACTACGTGGACTATGCCATGATGTACCACCTCATCAGAGGGCAGTCTGTCATCAAGCTCTATATCATCTACAACATGTTGGAG GTGGCAGATCGCCTCTTCTCCTCATTCGGCCAAGACATCCTAGACGCTCTCTACTGGACGGCAACAGAGCCAAAAGAGCGCAAGAGGGACAACATCGGAGTCATCCCTCACTTCTTCATGGCCGTTTTTTATGTTT TCCTCCACGCCATCCTCATCATGGTCCAAGCTTCCACGCTCAACGTTGCCTTCAACTCGCATAACAAGTCCCTGCTCACCATCATGATGTCCAGCAAT TTTGTGGAGATCAAGGGGAGCGTTTTCAAGAAATTCGAGAAGAACAACTTGTTTCAAATGTCCAACAGCG ATATTAAGGAGCGATTCACCAGCTATGTTCTAATGCTCATCGTGTGTCTGAGGAATATGGAGCAGTTTTCATGGAACTTGG AACACCTTTGGGTGTTGTTCCCTGACGTCTTCATGGTGCTCACTTCAGAAGTGGCCGTGGATGCCGTTAAGCACGCTTTTATCACCAAATTCAACGACATCACGGCGGAC GTTTACAGCGAGTACCGAGCAAGCTTGGCCTTTGATCTCGTCAGCAGTCGACAGAAGAAC GCTTACACAGACTACAGCGACTCAGTGGCCCGCCGGATGGGCTTCATCCCACTGCCTTTGGCCGTGCTA CTCGTTCGCGTGGTCATGAGTTCGGTGAAGGTGCGAGGAGCCTTGTCGTACACGTGTGTGCTCCTTTTTTATCTCGG ATTGCTCACACTGAAGGTGCTGAACAGCATCGTCCTGCTCGGCAAGTCGTGTGTATACGTCAAGAGGGCCAACATGGAGGGCAAACTCTTCCAAAAGACCCAGACCGCGTCGTCCTCTCCGGTTAAGACTCCCAACAACAGAACTGAGCAGACCCCGACAACTGCCACACTCTCAG GTGATGCCAAACCAAGCAAGAAGCCGTCATCTGCCCCCACGTCATCCCCTTTAGTGACCACGCAACCGGCACCCAGGTGGGACTTACCCCGAGCGCCCGTCGACCCCTCTGCCTCTGCGTCCCCACTTCCTTCTCTTTCTAGTCCCCTGCCAAGCCTCGCCCCTGAACCCCAGCCACCTGTTCCCGCGCCCCCCAAAGAGGAGGGGGAGCCCGTATCCGAAGCGAGGCCCGTAGCTCCCAAAAAGGACCTTCTGGAGATTGACCGTTTCACCATCTGCGGCAACCGCATCGATTGA
- the tapt1a gene encoding transmembrane anterior posterior transformation protein 1 homolog isoform X1 has translation MADASGTELSEEKEKEGDIERKNKQQTRAWQDATKSAEKVIISPQLPETLGFYDISADIRRDQGDHLADPSLMRFICSELTRGYFLEHNEAKYTERRERVYTCMRIPKELEKLMIFGFFLCVDAFLYVFTLLPLRVLLALLRLLTLPCCGFRARTCPYCRRSSGTRLLQPAQVCDMLKGLILVLCFFMMHYVDYAMMYHLIRGQSVIKLYIIYNMLEVADRLFSSFGQDILDALYWTATEPKERKRDNIGVIPHFFMAVFYVFLHAILIMVQASTLNVAFNSHNKSLLTIMMSSNFVEIKGSVFKKFEKNNLFQMSNSDIKERFTSYVLMLIVCLRNMEQFSWNLEHLWVLFPDVFMVLTSEVAVDAVKHAFITKFNDITADVYSEYRASLAFDLVSSRQKNAYTDYSDSVARRMGFIPLPLAVLLVRVVMSSVKVRGALSYTCVLLFYLGLLTLKVLNSIVLLGKSCVYVKRANMEGKLFQKTQTASSSPVKTPNNRTEQTPTTATLSGDAKPSKKPSSAPTSSPLVTTQPAPRWDLPRAPVDPSASASPLPSLSSPLPSLAPEPQPPVPAPPKEEGEPVSEARPVAPKKDLLEIDRFTICGNRID, from the exons ATGGCGGACGCGTCGGGGACCGAGCTGTcagaagagaaagaaaaagaaggggACATTGAGCGAAAAAACAAGCAACAGACGCGAGCGTGGCAGGACGCGACCAAGTCGGCCGAGAAAGTGATTATATCTCCCCAACTACCCGAGACGTTGGGTTTTTACGACATTAGCGCTGACATAAGGCGCGATCAAGGCGACCATTTAGCAG ATCCATCACTGATGCGCTTCATCTGTTCGGAGTTGACCCGAGGTTACTTCCTGGAGCACAATGAGGCCAAGTACACCGAGCGCCGGGAAAGGGTCTACACGTGCATGCGTATCCCAAAAGAGCTTGAGAAG ttgatGATATTTGGCTTTTTCCTGTGTGTGGATGCCTTCCTCTACGTTTTCACGTTGCTGCCTCTGAGGGTCCTGCTGGCACTGCTCCGCCTCCTCACCCTACCTTGCTGTGGCTTCAG GGCACGCACATGCCCCTACTGCAGAAGAAGCAG TGGGACCAGGCTGCTGCAACCGGCGCAAGTGTGTGACATGCTGAAAGGTCTCATCCTGGTGCTGTGCTTTTTCATGATGCACTACGTGGACTATGCCATGATGTACCACCTCATCAGAGGGCAGTCTGTCATCAAGCTCTATATCATCTACAACATGTTGGAG GTGGCAGATCGCCTCTTCTCCTCATTCGGCCAAGACATCCTAGACGCTCTCTACTGGACGGCAACAGAGCCAAAAGAGCGCAAGAGGGACAACATCGGAGTCATCCCTCACTTCTTCATGGCCGTTTTTTATGTTT TCCTCCACGCCATCCTCATCATGGTCCAAGCTTCCACGCTCAACGTTGCCTTCAACTCGCATAACAAGTCCCTGCTCACCATCATGATGTCCAGCAAT TTTGTGGAGATCAAGGGGAGCGTTTTCAAGAAATTCGAGAAGAACAACTTGTTTCAAATGTCCAACAGCG ATATTAAGGAGCGATTCACCAGCTATGTTCTAATGCTCATCGTGTGTCTGAGGAATATGGAGCAGTTTTCATGGAACTTGG AACACCTTTGGGTGTTGTTCCCTGACGTCTTCATGGTGCTCACTTCAGAAGTGGCCGTGGATGCCGTTAAGCACGCTTTTATCACCAAATTCAACGACATCACGGCGGAC GTTTACAGCGAGTACCGAGCAAGCTTGGCCTTTGATCTCGTCAGCAGTCGACAGAAGAAC GCTTACACAGACTACAGCGACTCAGTGGCCCGCCGGATGGGCTTCATCCCACTGCCTTTGGCCGTGCTA CTCGTTCGCGTGGTCATGAGTTCGGTGAAGGTGCGAGGAGCCTTGTCGTACACGTGTGTGCTCCTTTTTTATCTCGG ATTGCTCACACTGAAGGTGCTGAACAGCATCGTCCTGCTCGGCAAGTCGTGTGTATACGTCAAGAGGGCCAACATGGAGGGCAAACTCTTCCAAAAGACCCAGACCGCGTCGTCCTCTCCGGTTAAGACTCCCAACAACAGAACTGAGCAGACCCCGACAACTGCCACACTCTCAG GTGATGCCAAACCAAGCAAGAAGCCGTCATCTGCCCCCACGTCATCCCCTTTAGTGACCACGCAACCGGCACCCAGGTGGGACTTACCCCGAGCGCCCGTCGACCCCTCTGCCTCTGCGTCCCCACTTCCTTCTCTTTCTAGTCCCCTGCCAAGCCTCGCCCCTGAACCCCAGCCACCTGTTCCCGCGCCCCCCAAAGAGGAGGGGGAGCCCGTATCCGAAGCGAGGCCCGTAGCTCCCAAAAAGGACCTTCTGGAGATTGACCGTTTCACCATCTGCGGCAACCGCATCGATTGA